In Coregonus clupeaformis isolate EN_2021a chromosome 7, ASM2061545v1, whole genome shotgun sequence, one genomic interval encodes:
- the LOC121569760 gene encoding nuclear receptor subfamily 5 group A member 2-like, with product MNVPQGHHHADQCQDLRQAQPLDLLSSEGSLTSQELKTEPETRPDQAEGCPVCGDIVSGYHYGLLTCESCKGFFKRSVQNNKRYTCVERQSCPMNPSQRKRCPYCRFQKCLAVGMKREAVRADRMRGGRNKFGPLYRRDRQMKQQRWVYHHQQHNTTPYSIKLESAQTHQPSVSNIHLMSSHTSAPLPSGNFHQSQAYPSNMGHSELPPMLLDCTMNRDRGALAPPLSLAYPGLYHRSFHVGGSGYPQEKSEMMPYSYGPAPPTPPIPNGLLTPLTTPTTTPSSTPSSTAIQTSILTAPTPSFLAQLLEGEPDESQVCAKVLASLQREQASRGKHDHLNTFSIMCKMADQTLFGLVEWARNSILFKELKVEDQMVLLQSCWSELLVLDHLCRQVAYSRESCIYLVTGQQIEVSNILTQAGVTLTSLVSRTQDLVVKLKALHLDTQEFVCLKYLVLFNPDVKSVQDRRQVERTQERVNRTLMDHTLYTHPGHSDKFGQLLLRLPEIRSISLQMEEYLYQRHLLGDLPCNSLLTEMLHAKHS from the exons CTCAGGAGCTGAAGACAGAGCCAGAGACCAGGCCAGATCAGGCTGAGGGCTGTCCAGTCTGTGGAGACATAGTGTCTGGCTACCACTATGGACTGCTCACCTGCGAGAGCTGCAAG GGTTTCTTCAAGCGTTCGGTGCAGAACAACAAGCGTTACACCTGTGTAGAAAGACAGAGCTGTCCCATGAACCCCTCCCAGAGGAAACGCTGCCCCTACTGCCGCTTTCAGAAGTGCCTGGCCGTGGGCATGAAGAGAGAgg CGGTAAGGGCAGACCGAATGAGAGGTGGCCGGAACAAGTTTGGCCCTCTGTATCGACGAGACAGGCAGATGAAACAGCAGAGATGGGTCTACCACCACcagcagcacaacaccaccccctacagtatCAAACTGGAAAGTGCACAAACACACCAGCCTTCCGTTtcaaacattcacctgatgtccAGTCACACATCGGCACCCCTGCCCTCTGGCAATTTCCACCAATCGCAGGCCTACCCCTCCAATATGGGCCATTCGGAGCTCCCCCCCATGCTTCTGGACTGCACCATGAACCGGGACAGGGGGGCTCTAGCTCCTCCTCTGTCCCTGGCTTACCCTGGACTGTACCACCGTTCCTTCCATGTAGGGGGATCAGGATACCCCCAGGAGAAAAGTGAGATGATGCCTTACAGCTACGGCCCAGCACCTCCAACCCCGCCCATACCTAACGGGTTACTCACCCCACTCACCACGCCCACAACCACCCCGAGCTCCACTCCAAGCTCCACCGCGATCCAAACCTCCATATTGACTGCTCCCACACCTAGCTTCCTGGCCCAGCTTCTGGAGGGTGAGCCAGATGAGAGCCAGGTGTGTGCCAAGGTGCTGGCCAGCCTACAGAGAGAGCAGGCAAGCCGCGGGAAACACGACCACCTCAACACCTTCAGTATCATGTGTAAAATGGCTGACCAGACTCTGTTCGGGCTTGTGGAATGGGCCAGGAACAGTATTCTCTTCAAGGAGCTCaag GTGGAGGACCAGATGGTGCTGCTGCAGAGCTGTTGGAGTGAGCTGCTGGTGCTGGATCACCTGTGTCGACAGGTGGCCTACAGCAGAGAAAGCTGCATCTATCTGGTCACAGGACAACAG ATTGAGGTGTCGAACATCCTGACCCAGGCAGGGGTCACTTTGACCAGTCTGGTGTCAAGGACTCAGGACCTGGTGGTCAAACTCAAGGCCCTCCACCTGGACACACAGGAGTTTGTGTGCCTCAAATACCTGGTCCTCTTCAACCCTG ACGTGAAGTCGGTGCAGGACCGCCGGCAGGTGGAGCGGACCCAGGAAAGGGTGAACCGCACCCTGATGGACCACACCCTCTACACCCACCCGGGTCACTCCGACAAGTTTGGCCAACTGCTGCTACGGCTTCCTGAGATTCGCAGCATCAGCCTGCAGATGGAGGAGTATCTGTACCAGCGCCACCTACTGGGCGATCTGCCCTGCAACTCATTGCTCACAGAGATGCTGCACGCTAAACACAGCTGA